From Macadamia integrifolia cultivar HAES 741 unplaced genomic scaffold, SCU_Mint_v3 scaffold1338, whole genome shotgun sequence:
AAGAAGACGGATAGGAGGGCGTGATCCAAAGAGGGCTTTGATACAATGTCAACGTGAATTCTTTATTGATTCAAGTTGTTCTACAATTGTGGAGAATGGATGATTATATATAAGAGGACTTGTAACCCTAGCCAAATACACAACTAAGGAAATACAATATTAAATGGACTCTTGCTATAGATGGAGATTACATatgatattgaaaattttagtttcctagtatAGGTAGACTCAATATTGTCCAATAGCCTAGAGCTgtcttttttctaaaatttctgTTGAAGAAGGTCGTATATGTAGTTTTATTAAACATGGATGCAATACAAATTCTACTTTTTATAGCTCCCCTTCCATTTGGAATGAGCTACCTATTGAACACTTCATTCTATATTTTGTTGTTGCTTGGAATGATGAGTTGAAATTAGGAAGTAGGGGGCTATGATTATAAGGaacaattttgaattttttgttgcCACTAAGTGCAAGATTAATTATGGCTTCTTTGTTGTTCCATAGAGGCAGAGGTGattagtaggggtgtcaagaAAGCCTGATCAGCCCGAAGACCGCCCTAAGCCCAAACAGGGCCTGGGccgagatttcagcccataggatGGACAGGGCTGAGAATTTCAGGCTCGAGGCTGTGTTggattgggcctgggttgaggtctcaacccaatccaacccgacccaacccaacccaacccagtccGATCCAACCTtgtatattaataataataatataaatatgttaataattataaatgggtacttatagaaaagGTCTACAAAAGTCTTTCATTTtctacaatctacatatatacaaaaactttgatttttggCCTCggcaatgcatcaagatcaagcaaccaagtaagcAATAGTACTGGGCTAGGTTGGATAGGGTTAAGCCAGGCCCAATCAGGGTCCATCAGGACTGGGTTGGATTGGGCTAAACCCTTCAGGGTTGGccctgggctgagatatcccagtCTGACCTAGGGCTGGGTAGAACTTAgtttgagttaagagaccttagggttgggctagggtttaaaaaaccaacccaacccaacccggcccattgaTACCCCTAGTGATTAGGGATGGATTGCCCTTGGTTCAAAGCCTAAAAATTGACCGCATTCATTCTATTTTTGGACTGTCAGGCAGTGGTGAATGTTTTTATTAGACTGGGTCACAATGATCATTATGAAAacattatttctttattttctcatttctctgtaattttttttttggtgggctgggctgggttgggttggcacAATAAATTGGTCTTGTGGTCCTCCAAAACATAAAGTGCATATAAGAAAGGAAATTATCATAAAGAGAAAGCAACATAACCATTTCATTAAAACTCAAATAATTATTCGAATCTTTAACACCCATATCTACCTTCTAATATTCTTTATATTGCCTACAATGTTTGCTGatacatttttcttcttctcatatatttcccctcaagaacaagaagaagaagaactccgGATTCATGCCGATTGGGATTTCTTCATCTCAATGAGCATGGCCATTTTGTATGCTCTTGAAAAGTGATTTAGACGACGAAACGGTTCCGATTACCCCGAAGAAAGACCCAAATACAATTAGGGACACATTAAGGAGTAGATGAGGCCTTGATATATGAGACCAACATATCTTGGTGTAGAAAGCACAAGGAAATATAACACAAATACTAATACTAACCAAGGATCCAGTTAAGCCAAGAACATGTTGGAAGTAAGGGATTAAGAGAGCTAACACTAAGATGACTATAAGGAGTAATGATCCAAAGCTACCCCTGATGAACATCTTCATTCTGGAACTCATTGATCTTGGAAGGCTATGCTCAAGTTGTATTGCGATTGGCGCAAATTCAAGTGCATACTTAGTCATGGGGGTCAGTATAGTTGCCCATAGTGCTATTTTGGTAACGATGAGATGTGGAGGCATGCTAAGAGTGATCTGCGGGTTTACATGAGGCCCAAACAACTTGGCACCCATGAATGATAGAGCTGTGTAGAGGATTGTAACCAGAGTGAAGGTCGTAATTGACACCTGATCAAAGGTAATTAAGAACAATAAATGGGTACTTCATTAATATCAATTAGAACAAATCCAATTTTTACTCAGGCAGCACGTGGATTTAATTATTGTTTCAAATCCATTTTAAAGTTCTTTTGTTGGtcatttttttgatattttgggggtgggggagggggagggggaggggcagGGAGGGGATGGGGTGGGGAAAacggatcaagtcctcgtatgagaaccattcttgaATAGAGTTGATCCGCACAGATTGAATCCACCCAGCAATTAACTCTAtgatggattccatctgtgtggatcagcctgtatgagaatggttctcgtacgagaacctgatccacattcTGGGGTGGCCATGGTGTGGTGTGGTGGGGCAAGAGATCGTTGCTTGGTTGCGGGCCCCCTACACCAGAAAGATAGTCAATGAGAGCGTATGCAGGGGTATCAacatgaaaatgatttttttatttcataggggGAATGGTAATTTCATAGACCCCTGTGACTCAGTGTATGCGGTCaggcaacttttttttttaccctttcttTGTTGGGAAAAAAGAGCGTGCCTACTATGCCCAGCCACAAAAGCAGAAATGTCTGTCCTGTTGATGCTTCCTCATGTGCACCCATTGGTCCCGTGGTGGTGTAAGGGTCACACTCCTAGACAGAGAACTCTTGTCCCCATCACAATCCCAGCACACATGGTGAGTTAGGATTGGACCACAACCCTGCCTGATTGGCGGTAAAATTTTATCACACACatcacaagaaagaaaaagagagttaGTTACCTTAGTAAACTGGGAGGGATCTTTCATGGCTTTGTAGATGTTTGGGAAGACAATATGGCCAGCATAACTGAAGATGTAAAGGCCAGAAATCCCAGGAACCTTATGCAACTGAAGCACTGGTATCCTGTGGTTTGCTTTGACTCCACCAAACACAGCACATAACCCTACACTTGAAAGAATGGCTAGAGACATCAAGATCCCTCCAGAAGATAGGAAAGATATGGAACACAAATCTCTTAGCCACAGACTAGGCAGTGCCACTAAGACTGCTATAACTGTCAGAGCCTGAGATGTTGAGAGACCATGAAGCCCTGGCAAATAAACTTGTGCTCCACTGAAAACAGTAGAGAGGTTATCACTTAAAGAGATGGTGTAGGATACTAAGGCCATGAAGATCTCCAAGTATATGAAAGTTGAAGCTAACACTCTCCCTCTTATCCCAAATGCATTTTGTCCAATATCTTGGTAGTTCCTTGACTTGGAATTCTCTTCTAGGCATTTCCCTAGTAGATATGATGTGTATGCACAAATAATTCCAAGTCCTACAAGAAGGATTGCTGTACACCACCCTCCATTCTCCAGTGCATAGGGTGTTGAGAGCTGCCCAAGCCCTGTAAATTAAacataaaaattaaacaaaatatgGTGGCTAATTCACTGAAATTTACAttttaaaggaagaaagaagaggcaTCACTCACCAATTAGCATTCCAACCATATTGATGACAGCATGAGTAAAAGAGCTATTAGCCCTCACATGGTGCTCCCCATCATCCATTCCATTAACTTCTTTCTTCACGTCTTCATCTGCAGAATCACACTTGCAGGCTTTGTTCTCCTCCACACAAACATGACAACTAGTCCATGAGAGTGCCAATTTCGTGCCGCCGTTCACCGACTCGTTAGCAACTTTATTCCGGTGAGGTGGGGGCTCTGCTATTTCCAGACCTAATAATCTCCAGAATGACTTCAATTTACCTCCCAACATTTTCTTCAATTCACAATGTCGACTGAGAGCTTCTAAGGCTTGATAACTCTGTGAAGTGATTCACTAGAAAGTTCACTTCTACAAGGAATTGAAGTGGTTGCTTATGTATTTATAAGAGTAAGACATAGGTACATACACCTTAATTAACAGCTAATGGAATTAAGAATCTAATTATTCTTTGTATGTACATGTCTAGGactgcaagagagagagagagagagagagagagagagagagagagagagagagagagacgtgtgATTTCTCGTGTGGAGAAAGTAGAAGCTATGTTCCAACAAATTGGGGTGGAGGTTGGCAAATTGCAAAAGTGGGTTTCTTATGTAAGATAAAGATAAATGTGAGGTCACATCCAACAAAAAAACCCATTTGGTTGCATAGTTGAAGAAGTTGGCTTCACGTATTGTGTTTTCTATTCTTCTCACGTATTCTGTTTTCTATGCTTCTCCTATTTAATTTCCTCTTTACTAATTCTACCTTACTGTAAGATGAAaagtttaattatttttttttggtaggatgaAAAGTTTAATTCGCTTCTACAAGAAAGTGATACCAAACAGAccattaacctttttttttttttatatggtaaACGACCATTAACTTTGTGGTGATAGAGAATTTAATATGGATTTCCTCATAAAACCAGTAAAACCtcatcccagctaactatggtTGTGCATCTGATGAATAA
This genomic window contains:
- the LOC122063478 gene encoding amino acid transporter AVT1H — its product is MLGGKLKSFWRLLGLEIAEPPPHRNKVANESVNGGTKLALSWTSCHVCVEENKACKCDSADEDVKKEVNGMDDGEHHVRANSSFTHAVINMVGMLIGLGQLSTPYALENGGWCTAILLVGLGIICAYTSYLLGKCLEENSKSRNYQDIGQNAFGIRGRVLASTFIYLEIFMALVSYTISLSDNLSTVFSGAQVYLPGLHGLSTSQALTVIAVLVALPSLWLRDLCSISFLSSGGILMSLAILSSVGLCAVFGGVKANHRIPVLQLHKVPGISGLYIFSYAGHIVFPNIYKAMKDPSQFTKVSITTFTLVTILYTALSFMGAKLFGPHVNPQITLSMPPHLIVTKIALWATILTPMTKYALEFAPIAIQLEHSLPRSMSSRMKMFIRGSFGSLLLIVILVLALLIPYFQHVLGLTGSLVSISICVIFPCAFYTKICWSHISRPHLLLNVSLIVFGSFFGVIGTVSSSKSLFKSIQNGHAH